A segment of the Chromatiales bacterium 21-64-14 genome:
CGCATGAAGACGTAACCGACCCTACGTCGCGGCGAAATACGCCCCACCCTGGCGAGTGCGGCAGCGGCCACAGTAGACGACCGGTAAGATACGCGGGCGGGCCAGTGCGGGTAAGAAAAAAGGGCGCTTACGCGCCCTTTTCAATAGGCCTGGCAATCTATCAGTGCTTCGCAACCACGGAGGGCCCCACCGGTCTACATGTAGGCACACACCTCCCGCTTCGGTTCGCAGACCGCGAACCTACTGCTGGGCTTTTCTACGGTGTACTTACGTTGAGTACACCACACACCCACCGGGCTCAACGCCGAGCGTAACGGTCTCCGTCCCGGGGGGCTGGATCCCGGGTCAAATGAACAGCGTGACGCTGGCCGTCTGTGCGGTGGGCAGGAAGGAAGCCGCACCCACGTAGTCCTGCACCTCCGGAATGAACTGGGCCCGATTGTAGCCGAACAACTCCACCGTCATCTGACAGGCGATCAGTTTGACGTCCGCCTCAATGCACAGGTCCCGCAGTTCGGTCACGGTTGCGACACCGGTGTTCTTGATGGTCTTCTTCATCAGGGCGGTCGCAACCTTCTCAAAACCGGGGATGTTGGCCATCAGCACATTCGGCATGTTCCAGTTGATGTTCTTGAACCACTTGGGGCCGAACGGCATCTTCATGGGCATGGCGGGGTTGCCCAGGGGACTAATGTTGCCGTTGTAGTCCTTCAGGAGCAGGGATAGCCCGTAGAAGGTGCAGAATATGGAGACGTCCCAGCCCAATGCGGATGCCGTAGAGGCCAGGATGAACGGGGGATAGGCCCAGTCCAGGGTGCCTTTGGTAGCCACAATGGCCATGGACGGGGTTTTGCTGGACTCGATCTCCTCCAGCTTCTTTGGCAACATCTCGTCGAGACGCTTGCTGATCAGTTCATCCAGCCGGCCATTCAGCTTTTCCACCAGCTGGTCGGCCTGCATGTTTTCTGCGGTCGTTGACATGTGGCGCTCCTCCTTCGTGAGTCTGGTCTATTTGATTTCCGGTGTTACGGTCTCACTCGGTCCAGGCCTTGACGGCGGAAGCAAACCCGCGTTCCCTCCCGATGCGCCCTCCACCGGGAAAGCTGAGGCCAAGGTAGATTCCGCCATCTCGCATTATACGATCGAGCCGAAAACGGGTCAACCGCCGGGGCCCACAAATATGCCGGGAGGTCCGGCATGAAGTCATTGTTTTACCATTTATTTTTGGTACTTAATTGAGGCATCCAGGCCGGACCCACGGTCTGGAGTCAAGAATGTCACGCAACCCCTATCAATAGCCGCCGGGTCCGCCTTGTTTCGGTGGGGTGACCGGTGGGCCGCCAAACCCCACCAGGGACGCGAGCACCCGTTTGGCTGCGCCGGAAGCCAACGCGGTAAAAGCAAGCGCTACGCCAGCATCCACGCTGGCGGCGAGTTCCGCCACATACAAGGCAGCGCCGGCGTTGAGGGCCACAATGTCACGGGCTGGGCCGGGCCGGTCCTCCAGTACCTCCCGGATCCGGGCCAAACTCTCCCGACGGTCGCGCACGACCAAGGCCCCGGTGTCCGCCGGCCGGATACCGAACTGCTCCGGGTGCAGCCGGTAGGTACTGACCCGACCGTCGCGCAACTCGGCCACCTGGGTCGAGCCGCTGATGCTGATCTCGTCCATGCCGTCGTCCCCATGCACGACCAGGACCCGGCGGCTCCCTAGTCGCCTCAGGACCTGGGCCATGGGCTCCAGCCATTCCGGGCTGAATACCCCCACCACCTGATACGGTGCTCCAGCCGGGTTGGTGAGTGGTCCCAAGAGATTGAACAGGGTCCGGATCCCCACTTCCCGGCGCACCCCCACCGCGTGCCTCATGGCACCGTGGTGGCGCGGCGCGAACAAGAAGCCTACGCCCACCTCCCGGATACAACGCGCCACCTCGCCGGGCTCCAGATCGAGGGGCACACCTGCGAGCTCCAGCACGTCAGCACTCCCGCTGCGGCTGGACACCGAGCGGTTGCCGTGCTTGGCCACATGGGCCCCAGCGGCGGCGGCCACCAGCGCACTCGCTGTCGAGATATTGAACGTCCCGGTGCAATCGCCGCCGGTGCCGCAGGTATCCACCAGATGCGGGAGGTCCACTTCCACCCGGGTCGCCAGCGAGCGCATCACCTGCGCCGCGGCGGTGATCTCTTCCACGGTCTCTCCCTTTAACCGCAAGCCGACCAGAAACGCCCCGATCTGGGCGGGAGTGGCAACACCGGTCATGATGCCACTCATGACCTCGGCCATTTCCTCCGCGCTCAGGTCGCGGCGATCTACCACCGCCTGAATGGCCTCCTGCAGATTCATCGGGGTTGGGCGCTCAAGGATCAGGATCCGGGATTCGACTTCGGGCCGGCGGGCGAGCCGGCTACGGATGCAGGAAACGACGCAGCAAGTCGTGGCCGTGCTGGGTCAGGATTGATTCCGGGTGAAACTGTACCCCCTCCACCGCGAGTTCGCGATGGCGCAACCCCATAATCTCCCCGGTACCACCGCTGGTGTTTTCGGTCCAGGCGGTTACCTCCAGTCCGTCAGGCAGGCCCTCCCGTTCCACCACCAGGGAGTGGTAGCGGGTGGCCGGGAACGGACTGGGCAACGCCTGGAACACGCCAGTACCGTGGTGATGGATCAAGGAGGTCTTCCCGTGCATGATGGCCTGCGCATGACCTATGCGGCCACCAAACGCCTGGCCAATACACTGATGCCCCAGGCATACCCCGAGTATCGGAACCCGCCCCGCGAACCGGCGGATCAACTCCACCGAAATCCCGGCCTGGTCCGGGGCACAGGGGCCCGGCGAAATCACAATGTGATCCGGCGCCAGCGCCTCCACCTGGTCCAGCCCGATCTGGTCGTTGCGGAACACGCGCACGTCTTCCCCCAACTCCCCCAGGTACTGAACCAGGTTATAGGTGAAGGAATCGTAGTTGTCGATCATCAGCAGCATCGAACACCCAACACGTTGTTGTCTGGATCCGGTATATGGTGCAGCCTTGGGTGCGGACCGCGGGACCCGCCCGGGAGGAGGCCCCTGGCCGGATGCTGGGAAAATGGGTACCCGGCGTTTTCCGGCTCGCTGTGCCGCGGCCCCGCCTTACTGGCTTACTAAATTTCCAAACGCCTGCGGGTCCGGGAAATGACGCCCGGCCAACCGTTCGTCCGCGACCTGTTAGCCGGTCCATCCCGCCAGGGTGAGCAGCGCCAGCACCGTCAGCCAGATCAGGAGTGCGCGGCGCACCAGCCGCAACCCGTTGGCAAGATCCGCCGGCTCCACCCCTGCCGGCTGGTCCGCATCCAGATCCAAGGCGCCGAAACCCGAATATATCAAAGTACCGGGCGCAGACACGGGCACGCCCTCGTGCTGGGATTCCGACGCGCGGCGCCAGCCGTGATAAGCGCCGTCGAAGCTGCCGGAAAGCGCGTAGCCCAGGACCAGCAACCGTGCCGGAATCCACGCCAGGAGCTCGTAAAAAAACCCCGCCGCGGCCTGGTAGCCGGCTCCGACGTGGCGCTCATTCTGGTCCTGCAGCAAGGCCGCCATACGGAACACGGCAGCCCCCGCGGCCCCCAGGAGGACGAACCAAAAGAACACCCCGAAGACCCGCTCGTTAGCCTGCTCCAGCACACCGCCGAGCAGCGCCCGATCCCGCTGTGCCGGATCGGTGGGCACTGCGCCACTCAGGAACGCCTCCGCGAGATGCTGCGCCCGGGCCTCGTCCCCCACTTCCCGCGCGTCCAGGTAAGACTGCACATCACCTTCCAGGTCGCGCGGTCCGATGCAGTACACCAGGACCCCGATTGCGAAGACAAACCCCGGCAACCCGAACAGGACGGTCCCCAACAATGCCTGCAGCAGCACGACCACGGTCAGCGCCGGTACCAGTACCAATGCCACCGTCGCGGGCCCGCCCCAGTCGCTACCGAAACGCTCGCGCATTTCGTCCGCGTAACGGAGAAACCAGCCCGGCTGGCGCAGTTCCTGGAGGTGGCCCAGAAAATACTCCAAAACCAGTACGATCAGGATCGCAATCAGTTTCATGGGTATTGACTCGCGGTATCCCTGGCCGGTTGCTGTCGCGATGCGGACTCCACCGGCAACGCCCCTCGAGACAAGGCGGACGGGGCGGGATGGGGCCGCGCCGCCGCGGGTGTGGAGGCCCCTTCCCGATGCATTCTGCCAACTCGCCGGCACAAATGCCACGGCACACCTTGCGGGGCGCGCTGGCTTGGAACCGCGCCGACCTCCTCAAGGGGCCTGACCACCGCTCCGGACCGCAACCTACGGGGCCCCCAACCGGGCGTGCAGGCGGGCCCAGTCGAACGCCGGGCCCGGGTCGGTCTTTCTACCCGGCGCGATGTGCGAGTGGCCCACGATCCGGTCACGCCCGATGCCCGGGAAGGCCGCCATCAATGCCCCTATCACCGCGGCCAAGCGCTCGTACTGAACGTCCTCGTAGGGAGTCCGGTCGTCGCCTTCCAGCTCGATGCCAATGGAAAAGTCATTGCAGCGCCGGCGCCCTTCATGGCACGACTCGCCCGCATGCCATGCGCGCAGGTGAAACGGCACGTACTGCACCAGCGTGCCATCGCGCCGGATCAGCAGGTGGGCCGAGACGGTAAGGCCCGCGATCTCCTGGAAATAGGCGTGCCGCTCCGGGGGTAGGCAGTTGCAGAACAGGGCGTCGATCCAGGGCCCACCGAACTCGCCGGGGGGCAGGCTGATGCCGTGGACCACGATCAGGTCGATGGCAGTATCCGGCGGCCGCGCGTCGCAATTGGGCGACGGCAGCCGACGCGCCGTGTCGATCCACCAGCCCTGGGGGTCTACCCGCACGGGTGCCGCAGATCGCGTATCGGCATATCAGCCGGGTCGCGCCAGCACCAGGGAGAAATAGCCGTCCGATGGCTCGAAATGTCCCTCGGTGTCCAGACCCGCCGCCTCCAGGAGGGCCCCCAGGGACGCCGGGGTGAATTTGCAGCTGATCTCGGTGAGGATGCGCTCCTCCCGCTCCAGATCGATCCGGCACTCGAGCTTCCCGATCCGCACGCGCTGCGGCGCGGTGGCTACCAGGTACATCTCCATCCGCTGGTGGTCCTCGTGATACACGGCCTCATGGCGAAAGGCGGCCACTGCGAAGTCCGCATCCAGCTCTCGATTCAGGACATGGAGCACGTTGCGGTTGAACTCCGCGGTGATCCCCTGGGCATCGTTGTAAGCCGCTCGCAGCACCGCCGGATCCTTGACACGGTCTACCCCAAGCAACAGCCGGTCGGCCGGGGTCATGATGGCGCGCAACTCACGCAGCAGATCCACGGCCTCGGCAGGGGTAAAATTGCCAATGGTACCTCCGAGGAACACGAACAGGCGACTGCCGTCCAGTTTCGGTAAATAACGGAACCCACCGGAATAATCACCGAGCAACGGGTTGACTGTCAGCCACGCGTAGCGCTCGGACAGGTGGGCACCGGCATCCAGCAGCATCTCCTCGCACACGTCGAACGGCCAGTAATCCGGTGTGTGGGGCGCGTGCTCGCACGCCCCGAGCAGGTGGCGCGTCTTGCGCGAGGTGCCGCTGCCCAGTTCCAGGATATGGGAGGGTCGGGCCAGCTTAATGATATCCACGGCATGGCGCCGCAGCAGTTCATCTTCGATCCGGGTGGGGTAGTACTCCGGCGTGTGGCAGATGGCATCGAACAGCCGTGATCCACGTTCGTCGTAGAAGTACTTGGGGGGCAGACTGCGCGGACGGTGCAGCAAGCCGCGCCGGGCATCCGCCGCCAAGCCCGGCACGGGCCGTGCCGGGGTGATCACGCGGCAACGCAGCGCCCCGGAACCCGTTTCTGAGCCAGCGGCGGTCTCCATATTCCAACCTCCCGCAGATGTGCCATTCCTCCGGACATAGGCTAACATCCTCAACTTGGAGTTTGTACCGGCGCCATCCCGCGGGAGGAACCACCATGTGCCGCCTGGCCGCCTACATCGGCCCGGAGATCCGCCTGCAGGAATTCCTGCTGGAACCGAGCCATGGGCTCGTGGAGCAGGCCTGGAAACCCCGGGAGCTCCTCTATGGGAGCGCCAATGCGGACGGCTATGGGATCGGCTGGCACGATCCACAGGGACGTCCGGCGGTCTATACCAATCCACTGCCTATTTGGTCTGACGTGAATCTGGCCCACCTGGGCCGCAGCCTCTCCGAACCGCTGTGGCTCGCCATTGTGCGCAGCGCCACCGCCGGCTTCCCAGTACACCAGGCAAACACCGCCCCGTTCTACGATGAACAACTGCTCTACGCCCACAACGGTTTCATCCGGGAGTTCAGCACGCGGCTGCGTCCAATACTCTGCCAGTACCTGGCCCCGGAGATCCTGGCGGGCATTCAGGGGAATACCGACTCCGAGCATGTGTTCGCCCTGCTGCGCCACTTGGTCGCGGGCGATCCGGAGTTCGCCATCGAAGAGGCGCTGGGAGAGCTGTTCGCGCTGCTTGAGGACTGGGTGGACGAATTGCCGGCCCTGCTGAACATCACCGTAAGCGACGGCGAACGGATCTATGCGACGCGCCACGCATTCAACCATACCTGTCCGTCTCTCTACTATACGACGGACGATGAGATGTTTCCGGGTGGACAGGTGGTGGCCTCGGAGCCGCTCACCGACGGCGGATTCTGGCAGCCGGTCCCCGAACACCATCTGTTGATCCTCGACCCCGAACAACCCCCGCAACTGTTGAGCCTATGATCCGGGAAACCACCCTGGCGGCCCTGCAAGAAGCGCAGGCGCTGACCGGCGCGCTGGTGGAATCTCTGAGTGACCACGACTATCGCCACCAGTTTCACCCGGGCCTGAGCCCGCTGGGGTGGCACGTGGGTCATTGCGCATACACCGAGTCCTACTGGTTGCGGGAGGTGATCCTGAGCGACGACCGCAGCACCGCCGCGCTGCATGACCTGTACGTGCCGGAGCGGATCCCGAAGCCCCTGCGGGGCCCACGCTTGCCACCGCTGCCGCAGCTGCTGCGCTGGACCCATGACCTGCAGCGGGAAAACCTGGCGCTGCTGCGGTCTCCACCAAGAGCCATGGCACAACACCGGCTGCTGCGAAACGAATATCTACCTTGGTTCCTGATCCAGCACTACAGCCAGCATTTCGAGACCATGCAGATGATCCTGGCCCAACGTAGCGGGCAAACCCCGCCGTCCGGGAAGCTAGCGCCGGGTCACTTCGCAGCTCGGACGATCGCGGCCCGGGCAGTGGCGCTGACGAAGGGGGACTACATCATCGGCTCCGACGGGTCGCCGGCAGCCTACGACAACGAGTTGCCGTCCCACCGGGTCACAGTAGGGCCCGTGTGCATGGCGCCGCGGCTGATATCCAACGCCGAGTATCTCGGGTTCATCGACGCAGACGGTTACCGCCGCCCCGAACTATGGAGCGCCGAGGGCTGGCGCTGGCTCGGTGAACAGCCGTTGCGCCATCCGGAGTACTGGCGTGCGTCTGCCGACGGGGGCTGGTACGGCGTAGATGGTGCCGGCTACCACGACCTGTCCGCGGACGCGCCCGTGTGCGGAATCAGTCGTCATGAGGCAGTAGCGTTCGCGCGTTGGGCCGGTGCGCGCCTGCCTCACGAATACGAGTGGGAAACGGCCCAGCGGGCGGGAATCCTTGCAGATGCGGGCGCGGCCTGGGAGTGGTGCGCGAATCCGTTCCACCCCTACCCCGGATTCAAGGCCTTCCCCTACGAGGGCTACTCGACTCCCTGGTTCGACCAGGACCACTACACATTGCGCGGGGGTAGCCGGTATACCCAGGCGCCGATCCGGCGTCCGAGCTTCCGAAATTTCTATACCCCAGATTGCCGCTATTTGTTTGCGGGACTGCGGCTGGCGTTTGACGGCTAGCCCGTATTTCCCCACCGGAGTTCGTCGCGTGGGTGCCGGGCGCCAACGGGACGGGGCGTACGGATCGTAAGGCGCCGATAACCTAGCCCCCCCTACGCCACAGTGGCAGACATTCCCGCTACGCTGTCACGCGCACGGCGGCGGGCACAACCGACGGCGGGCGCGTACTCAGCGCTAGGCGGAAACCCGCGCGCTGCGCAGGTTCGAGATCACCGCCTCCAGCGCCTTGTCGAACAGCTGGCTGTCATCCATGATGCTGGCGGTCCCGCGGCGCAGCTCCACCACCAGATTCGCCAATGTCTTCTCCGCGACCTTGAAGCCGGCGCGGTTGACAAATATGTACTTGCCGGCGCGCTCGATCCGGGCGGACAGCTTGGCCCGGATACGTTCCCCGTCCGGATCCACGAACTCCATCCAGGTGCCGATCGCGAGACTGCGCACCAGCCGCAGGTGCTCGTCATCCTCCGGAGATATCGGCGTTCCCGCCTCCTCAGGCTCCAATTCGCCCTGCAGCACGATCTCCTCCACTGTTCCAGCATCCCAGCTCCGGTCCGCCTCATCCAGGCGCGGCTCGGAAACCGGGTCGTGGGCGGCGATCCCATCCGCCTCCGCACGCGGGGTCACGGGGACTGGCACCTCCGCGGGGCTCGCCACCATCGGGGCAGGG
Coding sequences within it:
- a CDS encoding anthranilate phosphoribosyltransferase, whose translation is MNLQEAIQAVVDRRDLSAEEMAEVMSGIMTGVATPAQIGAFLVGLRLKGETVEEITAAAQVMRSLATRVEVDLPHLVDTCGTGGDCTGTFNISTASALVAAAAGAHVAKHGNRSVSSRSGSADVLELAGVPLDLEPGEVARCIREVGVGFLFAPRHHGAMRHAVGVRREVGIRTLFNLLGPLTNPAGAPYQVVGVFSPEWLEPMAQVLRRLGSRRVLVVHGDDGMDEISISGSTQVAELRDGRVSTYRLHPEQFGIRPADTGALVVRDRRESLARIREVLEDRPGPARDIVALNAGAALYVAELAASVDAGVALAFTALASGAAKRVLASLVGFGGPPVTPPKQGGPGGY
- a CDS encoding anthranilate/aminodeoxychorismate synthase component II (TrpG; with TrpE catalyzes the formation of anthranilate and glutamate from chorismate and glutamine; TrpG provides the glutamine amidotransferase activity), whose amino-acid sequence is MLLMIDNYDSFTYNLVQYLGELGEDVRVFRNDQIGLDQVEALAPDHIVISPGPCAPDQAGISVELIRRFAGRVPILGVCLGHQCIGQAFGGRIGHAQAIMHGKTSLIHHHGTGVFQALPSPFPATRYHSLVVEREGLPDGLEVTAWTENTSGGTGEIMGLRHRELAVEGVQFHPESILTQHGHDLLRRFLHP
- a CDS encoding L-histidine N(alpha)-methyltransferase, encoding METAAGSETGSGALRCRVITPARPVPGLAADARRGLLHRPRSLPPKYFYDERGSRLFDAICHTPEYYPTRIEDELLRRHAVDIIKLARPSHILELGSGTSRKTRHLLGACEHAPHTPDYWPFDVCEEMLLDAGAHLSERYAWLTVNPLLGDYSGGFRYLPKLDGSRLFVFLGGTIGNFTPAEAVDLLRELRAIMTPADRLLLGVDRVKDPAVLRAAYNDAQGITAEFNRNVLHVLNRELDADFAVAAFRHEAVYHEDHQRMEMYLVATAPQRVRIGKLECRIDLEREERILTEISCKFTPASLGALLEAAGLDTEGHFEPSDGYFSLVLARPG
- a CDS encoding NADH-quinone oxidoreductase subunit F: MQADQLVEKLNGRLDELISKRLDEMLPKKLEEIESSKTPSMAIVATKGTLDWAYPPFILASTASALGWDVSIFCTFYGLSLLLKDYNGNISPLGNPAMPMKMPFGPKWFKNINWNMPNVLMANIPGFEKVATALMKKTIKNTGVATVTELRDLCIEADVKLIACQMTVELFGYNRAQFIPEVQDYVGAASFLPTAQTASVTLFI
- a CDS encoding N-acetylmuramoyl-L-alanine amidase codes for the protein MRVDPQGWWIDTARRLPSPNCDARPPDTAIDLIVVHGISLPPGEFGGPWIDALFCNCLPPERHAYFQEIAGLTVSAHLLIRRDGTLVQYVPFHLRAWHAGESCHEGRRRCNDFSIGIELEGDDRTPYEDVQYERLAAVIGALMAAFPGIGRDRIVGHSHIAPGRKTDPGPAFDWARLHARLGAP
- a CDS encoding ergothioneine biosynthesis protein EgtC, whose product is MCRLAAYIGPEIRLQEFLLEPSHGLVEQAWKPRELLYGSANADGYGIGWHDPQGRPAVYTNPLPIWSDVNLAHLGRSLSEPLWLAIVRSATAGFPVHQANTAPFYDEQLLYAHNGFIREFSTRLRPILCQYLAPEILAGIQGNTDSEHVFALLRHLVAGDPEFAIEEALGELFALLEDWVDELPALLNITVSDGERIYATRHAFNHTCPSLYYTTDDEMFPGGQVVASEPLTDGGFWQPVPEHHLLILDPEQPPQLLSL